In Lentibacillus sp. JNUCC-1, the genomic window TGTTAGAGTATTAAAAAAAGACGGCTACCAACATATGAAGTAGGTGTTAATATGAGAAAACGTGTTATCAAAACTGAAGCGGAAACAGCAACAAAACAACTAGCAGAAAAGCTGGCCATGTATTTGCGACCTTCTGATGTCATTACACTTACAGGTGAGCTTGGAACGGGGAAGACCACTTTTACTAAAGGTATAGCAAATGGACTAGGTGTCAAGCGCACTGTCAATAGTCCAACTTATACAATCGTTAAAGAGTATGCGGGGGAGTTGCCGCTTTACCATATGGATGTTTACCGGCTTGAGGATTCTGAGGAGGATATTGGCTTTGAAGAATACTTTAGCGGTGACGGTATTTGTGTCGTAGAATGGCCCCAGTTTATTGAGCCTTACTTGCCTGCTGAACGATTGGATGTTCAGATGAAACATATTGATGCGTACACGAGAGAATTAACTTTTATACCGAGAGGCCAGCATTTTGAATCAGTCATTCTGAGTTTAATGGGTTAAAGTGGCTATAGTGATATGTTTTATAAAATGAAGGAGTCAACATGATGAAAATTCTTGCGATGGATACATCGAACAAAGCACTCAGTGTGGCGATCACTGCGGAGGATCAGATTATAGCAGAAGTAACAACCAATGTTACCAAAAATCATTCAGTCCGCCTGATGCCAGCTGTTCAGTATGTGATGAAAGAAGCCGGCATGAAGCCTGAAGAACTTGATCGAATAGCAGTCGCCAAAGGGCCTGGCTCTTACACAGGCGTGAGAATCGGCTTGGCAACTGCCAAATCGCTCGCCTGGGCGCTTAATATTCCTGTGGTAGGTGTATCAAGTCTAGAAGTGGCAGCGTATCAAGGTCACCTTTCCAAGGGCATTATTGTACCGTTCTTTGACGCCCGCCGCGGTCTTGTATTTACCGGTGCATATCAATGGGATCAGAACCAACTGTCTTTAGTTGCTGAAGAAAGAAATCAAGATATGCAAGCATGGCTGACTGAATTGAACCAGTGGGATAGCCAAATTGTATTTTTAAGCCCTGATATGGGTGCATTTCAATCCCTTATTACAGAACAGCTGGGAAAAAAAGCTGTGATCCCTAAGGGGCCGAGTCATATTGCACGTGCCGCACACTTAGCTGTGATTGCAAAACAGCGAACACCAGACCATACACACGGGCTCACCCCGAACTATTTGCGTCTGGCAGAAGCAGAGGCGAAATGGCTGGAAGCACAAAAGGATCGTCCTTCACATGGATAATGATCATTTTAACATCAGACAGATGATCAGGAGTGACCTGTCCAGCATCATGGCAATTGATCAAAAGGTCTACACAAGCCCTTGGACTGAAAAGGTTTATGAACAAGAAATCAATCACAATCCACATGCTTATTATGCTGTTGTAGAAATAGATAATGTGGTGGCAGGATACGCTGGGGCTTGGATCGTAATGGAAGATGCTCAGATCACTAATATTGTCGTTGACCCCGATTACAGAGGGCGTAAACTGGGAAAATCATTGTTCAAACATATGCTTCAAGTGGCCATGCTTCATGGGGCAGAGAGATTGTCACTCGAAGTGCGTGCATCAAATCAAGTTGCCCAGAATATGTACCGGCAATTTG contains:
- the tsaE gene encoding tRNA (adenosine(37)-N6)-threonylcarbamoyltransferase complex ATPase subunit type 1 TsaE, with the protein product MRKRVIKTEAETATKQLAEKLAMYLRPSDVITLTGELGTGKTTFTKGIANGLGVKRTVNSPTYTIVKEYAGELPLYHMDVYRLEDSEEDIGFEEYFSGDGICVVEWPQFIEPYLPAERLDVQMKHIDAYTRELTFIPRGQHFESVILSLMG
- the tsaB gene encoding tRNA (adenosine(37)-N6)-threonylcarbamoyltransferase complex dimerization subunit type 1 TsaB, whose protein sequence is MMKILAMDTSNKALSVAITAEDQIIAEVTTNVTKNHSVRLMPAVQYVMKEAGMKPEELDRIAVAKGPGSYTGVRIGLATAKSLAWALNIPVVGVSSLEVAAYQGHLSKGIIVPFFDARRGLVFTGAYQWDQNQLSLVAEERNQDMQAWLTELNQWDSQIVFLSPDMGAFQSLITEQLGKKAVIPKGPSHIARAAHLAVIAKQRTPDHTHGLTPNYLRLAEAEAKWLEAQKDRPSHG
- the rimI gene encoding ribosomal protein S18-alanine N-acetyltransferase, whose amino-acid sequence is MDNDHFNIRQMIRSDLSSIMAIDQKVYTSPWTEKVYEQEINHNPHAYYAVVEIDNVVAGYAGAWIVMEDAQITNIVVDPDYRGRKLGKSLFKHMLQVAMLHGAERLSLEVRASNQVAQNMYRQFGLVPGGIRKNYYQDNHEDAVVMWVNLR